Proteins encoded together in one Triticum dicoccoides isolate Atlit2015 ecotype Zavitan chromosome 7B, WEW_v2.0, whole genome shotgun sequence window:
- the LOC119340009 gene encoding vegetative cell wall protein gp1-like codes for MPDRPSTRRTSRPVVLLLLPASPRRRRRRQGRWRPPSSSPSSSSPRSLPCMPPPNPSINRQWNPTPLRLHSPPNPMPLMPPPPPPPSAGDLLPPPALVLSARCLPRVPLPLATRPAEERRWQRMRSPSFSTMKHASFHSSPPKSDACADAVEGKGRASRPDLKEMQHRNIIRLQDVVHNEKREGAMPKEGPCGHCGVTSEVRIHVRSCEAYRQRVAYYVL; via the exons ATGCCAGACAGGCCGTCGACGCGCCGGACCTCAAGGCCGGTCGTGCTGCTCCTTCTGCCTGCGTCTCCTCGGCGTAGACGACGGCGACAAGGACGCTGGCGCCCGCCTTCTTCCTCCCCCAGCTCGTCTTCTCCCCGGTCGCTGCCTTGCATGCCGCCACCCAATCCATCTATCAATCGCCAATGGAATCCCACGCCGCTGCGGCTCCATTCTCCTCCCAATCCCATGCCGCTGatgcctcctccacctccacctccaagcGCTGGCGACCTTCTTCCTCCCCCGGCACTTGTCCTCTCCGCTCGCTGCCTTCCAAGAGTGCCGCTACCGTTGGCGACCAGACCAGCAGAGGAACGCCGCTGGCAGAGGATGAGGAGTCCTTCCTTCTCCACCATGAAGCACGCCTCCTTCCACTCCTCGCCGCCGAAGTCGGATGCGTGC GCAGATGCAGTTGAAGGAAAGGGGCGGGCCTCAAGGCCGGACCTCAAGGAGATGCAGCACCGGAACATCATCAG GCTGCAGGACGTGGTGCATAACGAGAAGAGGGAGGGCGCCATGCCGAAGGAGGGACCTTGCGGCCATTGCGGAGTCACAA GTGAAGTGCGAATCCATGTTCGAAGCTGTGAAGCATATCGACAAAGAGtagcatattatgtgttgtaa